One window from the genome of Podospora pseudocomata strain CBS 415.72m chromosome 6, whole genome shotgun sequence encodes:
- a CDS encoding hypothetical protein (EggNog:ENOG503P2AR), which yields MSSPAQGGPSIPKEKDKKGLGKVLSRMKTVLKKADPSRRLSTLGGSKAAGPSSATPAAPADEPAEELIPISPPAQSLAAKKPDDPNAIRVPRSQLFAERAKKLGELYGLELKPSEWHSTEGHALRVEKPIKMRVHRRCHLCNTSFGLGKECPKCKHPRCKTCPRVPPKRTEAEREESRKKRAALIKEREANAPIIPDWDTTAKKVVLKRPAKTGGQDRIYQKQRQRIRRTCCQCQKLIPGGTKTCECCQHTRCTDCPRDPAKKDKYPFGYPGDAPGTKVGHYTCLDCKHNFSEEPSDDKVCPKCSCRKTERLTPRKVQPEPDPEVVKSLAARLENIGIS from the exons atgAGTTCACCAGCACAAGGGGGACCGTCGATCccaaaggagaaggacaagaaggggcTTGGAAAGGTTCTGTCTAGGATGAAGACTGTTCTCAAGAAGGCCGACCCGTCACGCCGTCTTTCGACCTTGGGCGGCTCCAAGGCTGCTGGACCTTCCTCTGCCACTCCTGCTGCACCCGCCGATGAGCCTGCCGAGGAGTTGATCCCCATCAG CCCTCCTGCCCAGTCTTtggcggccaagaagcccgATGATCCCAATGCCATCAGGGTTCCTAGGTCGCAGCTCTTTGCTGAGAGGGCGAAGAAGCTCGGCGAGCTGTATGGTTTGGAGCTGAAGCCCAGCGAATGGCACTCGACTGAAGGACACGCCCTGCGTGTCGAGAAGCCGATCAAGATGCGCGTGCACAGGAGATGCCATCTGTGCAACACCTCTTTCGGACTCGGAAAGGAATGCCCCAAGTGCAAGCACCCTCGCTGCAAGACTTGCCCACGCGTTCCTCCCAAGAGgaccgaggccgagagggaggaaAGCCGCAAGAAGCGCGCGGCTCTCATCAAGGAGCGCGAGGCGAATGCCCCCATTATCCCCGACTGGGACACGACAGCTAAGAAGGTCGTTCTCAAGAGACCTGCGAAGACGGGAGGACAGGATCGCATCTACCAGAAGCAGAGGCAGCGCATCAGGAGAACCTGCTGTCAATGCCAGAAACTGATCCCTGGCGGTACCAAGACGTGCGAGTGTTGCCAACACACTCGCTGTACCGATTGCCCTCGTGACCC AGCCAAAAAGGACAAATATCCGTTTGGTTACCCGGGTGACGCCCCTGGTACCAAGGTCGGTCATTACACGTGCCTGGACTGCAAGCACAACTTTTCTGAAGAGCCTTCGGACGACAAAGTTTGTCCCAAGTGTTCATGCAGAAAAACGGAGCGCTTGACACCGCGGAAGGTCCAACCAGAACCAGATCCAGAGGTGGTTAAAAGCCTGGCGGCCAGACTGGAGAACATTGGGATCTCTTGA
- a CDS encoding hypothetical protein (CAZy:GH132; COG:S; EggNog:ENOG503NVKV) has translation MKLTTTLQAVIGSVSFLFAAQPALAGHVHGGHRHAHERYARRQNHHSHMAGEVIGASRIAARKAPCSLPDDPDLVRVPGDVNNGFAMSPDEPCEDGKWCPIACRSGKVMAQWKPNTKYTYPESMYGGLYCDGGKPMKPFKEKPYCVDGTGAVKAVNKCGKVVSFCQTVLPGNEAMIIPTDVSDTMTLSVPDASYWAKTAAHYYVNPPGVDASRGCVWGKITEAIGNWSPYVAGANTQSSGETFVKIAWNPEYMTTDNSKNTPTYGLKIECPDGGCNGLPCVIDPTKSGVGGVESPNTASVDGGANFCVVTVPKGKTANIVVFNTDGSTGEKPKPKEEPKPKPKEEPKPTPKPEPTTVAKVPKTTAAPPSSTTEAAFSIKKVNPTTSKSWSSESTSDPYFMGGIFLESTAVGKTKTYSDIEPTATAETVTTTEADGADSRAAAAAASTSPSNEGGAADHGGSAIAGLVVAIVAAAALL, from the exons atgaAGCTCACAACTACGCTTCAGGCCGTCATCGGCTCGGTCTCGTTTCTCTTCGCGGCCCAACCCGCTCTTGCAGGCCATGTCCACGGCGGCCACCGTCACGCACACGAGAGATATGCCAGGAGGCAgaaccaccacagccacaTGGCCGGAGAGGTCATTGGTGCCTCCAGAATCGCTGCGAGAAAAGCCCCATGCTCCTTGCCAGATGATCCCGACCTCGTGCGCGTTCCCGGTGACGTTAACAACGGCTTTGCCATGAGCCCTGATGAGCCTTGCGAGGATGGAAAGTGGTGCCCGATTGCTTGCAGGTCCGGAAAGGTTATGGCCCAGTGGAAGCCAAACACAAAATATACCTATCCGGAATCCATG TATGGCGGTCTGTACTGTGATGGCGGCAAGCCCATGAAGCCATTCAAGGAGAAGCCATACTGCGTTGATGGCACTGGCGCCGTCAAGGCCGTCAACAAGTGCGGCAAGGTCGTGTCTTTCTGCCAGACCGTTCTTCCCGGCAACGAAGCCATGATCATCCCAACAGATGTCTCCGACACCATGACCCTTTCCGTCCCAGATGCCTCGTACTGGGCCAAAACCGCCGCTCA TTATTATGTAAACCCCCCAGGAGTCGATGCCTCCAGGGGTTGCGTGTGGGGTAAGATCACCGAGGCGATCGGCAACTGGAGTCCTTACGTCGCCGGCGCCAACACCCAGAGCAGCGGAGAGACTTTTGTCAAGATCGCCTGGAACCCCGAGTATATGACCACCGACAACTCCAAGAACACGCCCACCTACGGCCTCAAGATCGAATGCCCCGACGGCGGCTGCAACGGTCTCCCCTGCGTCATCGATCCCACCAAGAGCggagtgggtggtgtggaAAGCCCCAACACCGCCAGCGTCGATGGCGGCGCCAACTTCTGCGTCGTGACCGTCCCCAAGGGCAAGACCGCCAACATTGTCGTCTTTAACACCGACGGCTCGACTGGcgagaagcccaagcccaaggaggaacccaagcccaagcccaaggaggaGCCAAAGCCAACCCCCAAGCCAGAGCCAACCACCGTCGCCAAGGTCCCCAAGACGACCGCCGCTCCTCcaagcagcaccaccgaggccgccttctccatcaagaaagtcaacccaacaacctccaagTCATGGTCCTCCGAGTCCACCTCGGACCCCTACTTTATGGGTGGTATCTTCCTGGAAAGCACAGCCGTTGGTAAAACCAAGACCTACTCCGACATCGAACCGACCGCCACTGCCGagaccgtcaccaccaccgaagccgACGGAGCCGATTCCAgagccgccgctgctgctgcttcaaCTTCCCCAAGCAACGAAGGGGGTGCTGCCGATCACGGCGGAAGCGCCATTGCCGGCCTTGTCGTCGCcattgttgctgctgctgccttgCTTTAA
- a CDS encoding hypothetical protein (EggNog:ENOG503NVFI; COG:S) yields MASSAAKDDTNADYWPISIARSDGQSYQDLDQKPLDMGEDQDVTQLERWQVIIGGHLGMQLAPKDDKRQFILSAFPKGYELRVAIRKDGARDYYLYGHPAGAKSLYRTPGEFASHALWLASDSRDPSQCPCDLCARYVEAQQKKRPDAIAAWEANPATGSAAVQNSTPPRSQAVSVHPEQQQTQQVPAQPPRIPMPPGTTGLSNVFRVGEMVWYRFTAWRLGIVFAITLRPGAQPGAPDTSYEFQIAPLGHATLQQDVVVKDASTMRPFLTFSVPDSPAHLRGKPFDEVDWLALSENERRGKDAAQQQQALQTVGLEASKLAARSINDCFSFFNKIHDAPTDDNLFRLKCFQGVYFGAEMIMVHDPIRVQLGLPADGSQQQPADASVPAVGIMHVEQIQYLIPTGQQNSKPVLRFQGKLIRPVRAPADVPPPGAAPPDTLGPVCAEEIAGRNAFEKNKSMAWYWVVLSLKTLQPAATEEDRQFTTTTKLEGDVLGRFYVSTKIMSLVNADLCKQWVERGQVDEPPSYLNNRGASGNLGAIQKRVTRKQTFGLAVHGEFKLSRGLMEETQ; encoded by the exons ATGGCGAGTTCGGCGGCTAAGGACGATACGAACGCCGACTACTGGCCCATCAGCATTGCCCGCAGTGATGGTCAGAGTTACCAAGACCTGGACCAGAAGCCCCTTGATATGGGCGAAGACCAGGACGTAACACAACTTGAACGATGGCAAGTGATCATTGGAGGACATCTTGGGATGCAGCTTGCGCCGAAAGATGACA AACGCCAATTCATACTTTCGGCATTTCCAAAGGGGTACGAGTTGCGAGTAGCTATCAGAAAAGACGGGGCCAGGGATTATTACTTGTATGGACACCCAGCAGGTGCAAAGTCCCTCTACCGTACCCCGGGCGAGTTTGCCAGTCACGCTTTATGGCTCGCCAGCGATTCACGAGACCCCAGCCAGTGCCCTTGCGATCTTTGTGCCAGATATGTCGAGGCTCAGCAGAAAAAACGACCAGACGCTATCGCGGCGTGGGAAGCCAACCCTGCCACCGGCTCGGCAGCGGTGCAAaactcaacacctcctcgcTCACAAGCGGTATCTGTCCACCCCGAACAGCAACAAACGCAACAGGTTCCAGCACAGCCACCACGGATACCAATGCCCCCGGGCACGACTGGGCTTTCTAATGTCTTCCGTGTTGGGGAGATGGTCTGGTACAGGTTCACCGCCTGGCGGCTAGGCATCGTTTTCGCCATCACTCTTCGACCAGGCGCACAGCCTGGTGCACCAGATACTAGCTACGAGTTTCAAATCGCGCCCCTGGGCCACGCGACGCTTCAGCAAGACGTCGTTGTCAAGGACGCCTCGACCATGCGCCCGTTCCTCACGTTTAGTGTGCCAGACTCTCCGGCCCATCTCAGAGGCAAACCCTTCGACGAGGTCGATTGGCTGGCCCTCAGCGAAAACGAACGTCGCGGCAAAGATGctgcccaacagcaacaggcgCTGCAAACTGTGGGTCTCGAGGCGTCCAAACTCGCAGCCAGGAGCATCAACGactgcttctccttcttcaatAAGATCCACGACGCGCCCACGGACGATAATCTCTTCCGCCTGAAGTGTTTTCAGGGAGTATACTTTGGCGCCGAGATGATCATGGTTCACGACCCCATCAGGGTCCAGCTCGGACTGCCGGCAGACGGctcccagcagcaaccggcTGACGCTTCTGTTCCGGCGGTTGGCATCATGCATGTGGAGCAGATTCAGTATCTCATCCCGACGGGGCAGCAGAACTCCAAACCGGTGTTGCGATTTCAGGGAAAGCTCATCCGTCCGGTTCGCGCCCCGGCTGACGTCCCGCCGCCGGGTGCTGCACCGCCCGACACGCTGGGCCCGGTGTGTGCTGAGGAGATTGCGGGGAGGAACGCATTTGAGAAGAACAAGTCGATGGCGTGGTACTGGGTGGTGCTTTCTCTGAAGACGCTTCAGCCCGCTGCTACAGAGGAGGACCGGCAGtttacgacgacgacgaagctgGAGGGAGATGTGCTTGGCAGGTTTTATGTCTCGACAAAGATCATGAGTTTGGTCAATGCGGATCTGTGCAAACAGTGGGTTGAGAGGGGGCAGGTGGATGAGCCGCCGAGCTACTTGAACAATCGGGGGGCGAGTGGTAATCTGGGGGCGATCCAGAAGCGCGTGACGAGGAAGCAGACGTTTGGGTTGGCGGTTCATGGGGAGTTTAAGCTGAGTAGGGGAttgatggaggagacacAATGA